A window of the Pristiophorus japonicus isolate sPriJap1 chromosome 13, sPriJap1.hap1, whole genome shotgun sequence genome harbors these coding sequences:
- the LOC139277966 gene encoding guanylyl cyclase-activating protein 1-like, with product MGNTHGTTVDNLQAVEIHHWYKKFMTECPSGQLTLHEFKQFFGLRGLSLEANAYIEQMFKTFDMNKDGYIDFMEYVAALSLVLRGKMEQKLRWYFKLYDVDGNGCIDRHELLHIIKAIRAINGCHQDMTAEEFTNQVFDNIDINGDGELSLEEFVEGAKKDSRFSEVMMNSLDLAHIVTMIHNRRHSV from the exons ATGGGAAACACACACGGCACCACTGTGGACAACCTGCAGGCTGTGGAGATCCACCACTGGTACAAGAAGTTCATGACTGAGTGCCCATCAGGACAACTGACTCTGCACGAGTTCAAACAGTTTTTCGGTCTTAGGGGATTGAGCCTTGAAGCCAACGCCTACATTGAACAGATGTTTAAGACTTTTGATATGAATAAG GATGGTTACATTGACTTCATGGAATATGTGGCTGCCCTTAGCTTAGTTCTCCGAGGCAAGATGGAACAGAAACTGCGCTGGTACTTCAAGCTCTATGATGTGGATGGCAATGGCTGCATTGATAGGCATGAACTTCTCCACATCATTAAG GCTATCCGTGCCATTAATGGCTGTCACCAGGACATGACAGCGGAGGAATTCACAAACCAAGTCTTTGACAATATTGATATCAACGGAGATG GGGAACTTTCTCTTGAAGAGTTTGTTGAAGGAGCCAAGAAAGACAGTAGGTTTTCTGAGGTGATGATGAATAGTCTTGACCTTGCTCACATTGTTACAATGATTCATAACCGaaggcacagtgtgtaa